A region of Catenibacterium mitsuokai DNA encodes the following proteins:
- a CDS encoding LCP family protein, which yields MKKILNFITDHRFIIGIQAVLSIILVVSIALVNILPMRFLIVIGAFLAILTLLMYLFAKPSSIESRNVQIRPLIGKIISVVISIFLLVCCVFIQTGKAAVNQVTSEYDYVTYSLVVKKESPYYKAEDILNKTVAYNPNGTKINEALDRLSKKVSSYGISELYGVEAVVDALYNKQADAILMNEGSRTLVNEYKESFDKDTRVIWSCKFKSYNKIKEEKTLDILKDPFCVYISGIDSRGSVQEVSRSDVNILMTINVPAHQVLVTSIPRDAWVTLADAKAKDKLTHSGLTGTQNTVKTVEKFLDVDISYYARVNFESLVKVVDALGGIDVYSDKNLEAWTGQPIKEGWNHMNGQMALSFSRERHAYMSGDRHRAQNQQDVLQAIIKKMASPAIITHYTDILNAIDGTFVTDMPMNEMARVANDQLNTGAEWSFQKSMVSGSGKMMKGGYYMPNTNLYYMIPDENSVKQNKEYIKKMLKGESFTVQ from the coding sequence ATGAAGAAAATATTGAATTTCATAACTGATCATCGATTTATTATCGGTATACAGGCAGTATTAAGTATTATACTTGTGGTAAGTATTGCGTTAGTTAATATCTTACCAATGCGTTTCTTAATAGTGATAGGGGCATTCCTTGCAATTCTTACATTACTTATGTATTTATTCGCAAAACCTAGTTCTATTGAATCTAGAAATGTTCAGATCAGACCACTTATTGGTAAGATTATTTCTGTAGTTATTAGTATCTTCTTACTTGTGTGCTGTGTATTTATTCAAACAGGTAAGGCGGCTGTTAATCAGGTGACAAGTGAATACGATTATGTCACATATTCTTTAGTTGTAAAGAAGGAAAGTCCTTATTATAAGGCTGAAGATATCTTAAATAAGACAGTGGCTTATAATCCTAATGGAACAAAGATCAATGAAGCCTTAGATAGACTAAGTAAAAAAGTATCGAGTTATGGTATTAGTGAATTATATGGCGTAGAAGCAGTTGTGGATGCACTTTATAATAAACAGGCAGATGCTATTCTTATGAATGAAGGATCTCGTACACTCGTGAATGAATACAAAGAGTCATTCGACAAGGATACAAGAGTCATCTGGAGCTGTAAGTTTAAATCTTATAATAAGATTAAAGAAGAAAAGACACTCGATATCTTAAAAGATCCATTCTGTGTTTATATTTCAGGTATTGACTCTCGTGGTAGTGTTCAGGAAGTATCACGTAGTGACGTTAATATCTTGATGACAATCAATGTCCCTGCTCATCAGGTACTTGTGACAAGTATTCCTCGTGATGCATGGGTAACTCTTGCCGATGCGAAAGCGAAGGATAAATTAACACATTCTGGTTTGACAGGTACACAGAATACTGTAAAGACTGTAGAAAAGTTCTTAGATGTTGATATCAGCTATTATGCACGTGTGAACTTTGAATCATTGGTTAAAGTTGTAGATGCCTTAGGTGGTATTGATGTTTATTCTGATAAGAACTTAGAAGCCTGGACAGGACAGCCTATTAAAGAAGGCTGGAACCATATGAATGGTCAGATGGCTCTATCATTCTCAAGAGAACGTCATGCCTATATGAGTGGTGATCGTCATAGAGCACAGAACCAGCAGGATGTATTGCAGGCTATTATTAAGAAAATGGCTTCTCCTGCCATCATTACTCATTATACTGATATTCTCAATGCGATTGATGGTACATTCGTCACTGATATGCCAATGAATGAAATGGCGCGTGTGGCCAATGATCAGCTTAATACTGGTGCTGAATGGTCATTCCAGAAATCTATGGTATCAGGTAGTGGTAAGATGATGAAGGGTGGCTATTATATGCCTAACACAAACTTGTATTATATGATTCCTGATGAAAATAGCGTTAAACAGAATAAAGAATATATTAAGAAGATGTTGAAGGGTGAAAGCTTCACGGTACAATAA
- a CDS encoding nucleotidyltransferase domain-containing protein yields MTEIQEKLLEALSASLKGESVEWEPLSQEELSELYNLAQIHQILPLVYEAVYKSQGVNPQVKAISMRAAMTQALSTRDFLQLVSKMNEAKLYPLVVKGIIARKLYPIPDERVSGDEDLLITKDLFPTYHQFFTEHNLVTGDDLEPYEVPYQLKGSSLYIELHKTLFQEESVAYGSWNQFFEKAHERRTVEVIEGVEVSTMCPTDHFLFLILHAFKHFLHSGVGIRQVADIMMFASHYEIDYDSIFNDLKKIHLEVFGATLLSIGKKYLHDAPIPDKYLELSENMDHLLEDILDAGVYGNSSMSRKHSANMTLEAITLDAQGKKAHASLRSTLFPSRKDLVGRYPYLEKHGYLLPIAWFSRIVTYMKESSSREDNKATETIKIGKERVALMKEYKIIK; encoded by the coding sequence ATGACAGAAATACAAGAAAAACTATTAGAAGCATTAAGTGCTTCTTTAAAGGGTGAGAGTGTTGAATGGGAACCACTTTCACAAGAAGAATTATCAGAATTATATAATCTTGCACAAATTCATCAAATATTACCTTTGGTTTATGAAGCAGTCTATAAATCTCAGGGTGTGAACCCACAGGTCAAAGCTATTTCTATGCGTGCAGCTATGACTCAGGCACTTTCTACAAGAGATTTCTTACAGCTTGTTAGTAAGATGAATGAAGCAAAGCTTTATCCATTAGTGGTAAAGGGTATTATTGCAAGAAAACTTTATCCTATTCCTGATGAAAGAGTATCAGGGGATGAGGACTTATTGATTACTAAAGATTTATTTCCTACTTACCACCAGTTCTTCACTGAACATAATTTAGTAACAGGAGATGATTTAGAACCTTATGAAGTCCCTTATCAGTTAAAGGGAAGTTCACTTTATATAGAACTTCATAAGACACTTTTCCAGGAAGAATCAGTTGCTTATGGGTCATGGAATCAGTTCTTTGAAAAAGCCCATGAGAGACGTACTGTTGAAGTGATAGAGGGTGTGGAAGTATCGACTATGTGTCCAACAGATCATTTCTTATTTCTTATACTTCATGCCTTTAAACACTTCCTTCATAGTGGTGTAGGTATTAGACAGGTCGCAGATATTATGATGTTTGCCTCTCATTATGAGATTGATTATGACTCTATTTTTAATGATCTTAAGAAGATTCATCTAGAAGTCTTTGGGGCAACATTATTATCTATTGGTAAGAAGTATTTACACGATGCACCTATTCCAGATAAGTATTTAGAATTAAGTGAGAATATGGATCACTTATTAGAAGATATACTTGATGCAGGGGTATATGGTAATAGTTCTATGAGCCGTAAGCATTCAGCTAATATGACACTCGAAGCGATTACTTTAGATGCACAAGGTAAAAAAGCCCATGCTTCTTTAAGAAGTACACTCTTCCCAAGTCGTAAGGACCTAGTAGGAAGATATCCTTATCTAGAAAAGCATGGTTATTTATTGCCTATTGCATGGTTCTCACGTATAGTGACATATATGAAGGAATCTTCATCAAGAGAAGATAATAAAGCGACAGAGACAATTAAGATAGGGAAAGAACGTGTCGCTTTAATGAAAGAATATAAGATCATCAAATAG
- a CDS encoding beta-N-acetylglucosaminidase domain-containing protein, with translation MKGKKVITYAVSFLVALGCVSAFPMAVQADTGYEVYPNPHTMSYSNGDYEMTNQVNVVYEDGIDADTKARLNEVLALKGMSASVSSEKKAGKTNILVGIKNSNQYVDQHFGSYSTSGLFDKLDSYALKSDKGTISILGKDTDAAFYGLTSLYHIFKQVEGKTIRNFSIEDYADVASRGFIEGYYGNPWSTEDRCKLMEWGGYYKLNSYFYAPKDDPKHNAKWRELYTDQEIETKIKPLAEAGNKSKCRFVFALHPYMNHAIRYNSEENYQADLKVMQAKFKQVIDAGVRQIAILADDAGNVGGANYTRTLTDMSNWLKELQPSYPGLKLTLPFCTQEYMGYGQSYYRNFPENVQIIMTGGRVWGEVTNNFTSSFTNTAGRGPYMWINWPCTDNSKKHLIMGGYTTFLHPGVDPSKIQGIVLNPMQQSEPSKVAIFGNACYSWNIWQTEEEANKCYNASFKYVDHNGYEETAASTALRELSKHMINQNMDSRVTRLEESVELRDKLQAFKTKVTKGEKISDEEFDELINAFTVLQNASKTYRESGNERIKSQIVYWLNCWDDTTNAALNYIKGIKAAQNEEDNATIWDYYSTAQAAFEKSKSYGFHYVDHLEYAEVGVQHIVPFIKSLDSYLSEIASTIVNPDKQIAKYITNREDTPAGKEDNIFDGNASTELVYKSPNSISTGTYVGIKYSKAIDVNHVIFRMGANSNPRDTFLKAKVQYTTDGKNWTDVNDTEYDLPNNVELTDLNLKGVKGIRMIATEDKSNTWLGVRDILVNPTTTPSSSTDKGTLSMTKIGVKGGSLDNLLDDNESTYAHFAESPYKAGEIKDYIPVDAAVTLTFNNPKKLGTINFVQDSGTDKITRYALEYSVDGTNWKTLKEYAGDATVHLNVEDQDLTAKAIRVRNLELHLSSNTAGYWWKVKTFNHTDVVNEYDDKAVYTNTDYKLHSKSTLDQTALVYTKEMTLAPKQYVGVKLARVKDLKQLELDYTGDVVVEASVNAHDWVEVTDLNNNLPDARYVRLINKKSSDVKLTLNKFVVHSTEVTAPYLYKTTMTINPSWGVAEDTRNNGAAFDGNIDSTTEFGDLPQKGQYIIYDLGQMRNIDKLAMYCQDSAVNYIRDATISVSSDLENWTDVVTIGDGVENIGDAGVQCIDSDAGYKASSTYPNKVYVSGTANHVPARYLRILFTASNNNRAVVFNEIMINDGEYAPEDNDPTFESNVTEAKGYKPQYMIDGDLLTSYKPGSNKAGYLTYTLSDRLNVKKFNIIQKGEISNAKVYALIDKEVTTRNVPEEDKEWIQLGTLRKSLNEFYVPRGNVYKLKFEWEENSIPTISEIIRLTDDEFKSECAKNLKDYIDSLKVEEDKYTTATYEAYKTARAAALNVYNTQTGEKDALEEAKAHLKASYDALVARGDVKALEAEIKALEKLSKDDYTEESYNALMKVKADAEKLAKNKDASVDEVNEMLEALRNAKAALVTKASISKKTLRDYIDSNNLKTLDTSLYLTSTVKPFQEALKKAEDILNKEDATVSEIEDAYALLQEARKNLVLKASDAEVKVLENKVASFKEEDYTASSYKAFLPVLEEVKEALKAEHTSEEITALTEKLDVASKKLVRRGNTAELDLLLAQAKNTDSKLYTQKSYKNLLEVIKAIEEELENKEELTQEEVDALTKKLSDAMAQLEKNPEITPETPSKPSTPSKPETPSKPGTGTETTKPNKKPQTGDSTMLGFAAFFTMISLLGYVLLKKKEA, from the coding sequence ATGAAAGGAAAGAAAGTCATTACTTATGCAGTAAGTTTTCTTGTTGCATTAGGCTGTGTATCTGCTTTTCCAATGGCTGTACAGGCAGATACAGGGTATGAAGTCTATCCTAATCCTCATACAATGAGCTATTCAAATGGGGATTATGAAATGACAAATCAGGTCAATGTTGTCTATGAAGATGGTATTGATGCTGATACAAAAGCAAGACTTAATGAAGTTCTTGCATTAAAAGGCATGAGTGCAAGTGTTTCTAGCGAAAAGAAAGCGGGAAAGACAAACATTCTTGTTGGTATTAAGAATTCTAACCAATATGTAGATCAGCATTTTGGTTCTTATTCTACTTCAGGCTTATTTGATAAGCTTGATTCATATGCTTTAAAGTCAGATAAGGGCACTATTTCTATCTTAGGTAAAGATACAGATGCTGCTTTTTATGGCCTTACAAGCTTATATCACATTTTTAAGCAGGTAGAGGGGAAAACAATTAGAAACTTCTCTATCGAAGACTATGCGGATGTTGCAAGCCGTGGTTTTATTGAAGGTTATTATGGTAATCCATGGTCAACAGAAGATCGTTGTAAATTGATGGAATGGGGTGGCTATTATAAGCTTAACTCATATTTCTATGCTCCTAAAGATGATCCAAAGCATAATGCTAAGTGGCGTGAACTTTATACTGATCAGGAAATTGAAACAAAGATCAAACCACTTGCTGAGGCTGGAAACAAATCTAAATGCCGTTTCGTATTTGCCTTACATCCTTATATGAATCACGCTATACGTTATAACTCTGAAGAAAACTATCAGGCTGACCTCAAGGTTATGCAGGCTAAGTTTAAACAGGTTATTGATGCTGGTGTTCGTCAGATTGCAATTCTTGCAGACGATGCGGGCAACGTAGGTGGCGCTAATTATACAAGAACATTGACAGATATGTCTAACTGGCTTAAAGAATTACAGCCTTCTTACCCTGGCTTAAAGCTCACATTACCATTCTGTACTCAGGAATATATGGGTTATGGTCAGTCATACTACCGTAATTTCCCTGAAAACGTACAGATTATCATGACTGGTGGACGTGTATGGGGTGAAGTAACAAACAACTTCACATCATCATTCACTAATACTGCAGGTCGTGGTCCTTATATGTGGATCAACTGGCCATGTACTGATAACTCTAAGAAGCATCTAATCATGGGTGGTTATACAACATTCCTTCATCCAGGTGTTGATCCTTCTAAGATACAGGGTATTGTATTAAACCCAATGCAGCAGTCTGAACCAAGTAAGGTTGCAATATTCGGTAATGCATGTTATTCATGGAATATCTGGCAGACTGAAGAAGAAGCAAATAAGTGCTATAATGCTTCATTCAAATATGTGGATCATAATGGTTATGAAGAAACAGCCGCTTCAACGGCTTTAAGAGAATTATCTAAGCATATGATCAACCAGAACATGGATAGCAGAGTGACTCGCTTAGAAGAATCTGTTGAATTAAGAGATAAGCTTCAAGCATTCAAGACTAAAGTAACTAAAGGTGAAAAGATTTCTGATGAAGAATTTGATGAATTAATCAATGCCTTTACAGTATTACAGAATGCATCTAAGACTTATCGTGAAAGCGGTAACGAAAGAATCAAGTCTCAGATTGTTTACTGGTTAAACTGCTGGGATGATACAACAAATGCTGCTTTAAACTATATTAAAGGTATTAAAGCTGCACAGAATGAAGAAGACAATGCAACTATCTGGGATTACTATTCAACAGCACAGGCTGCTTTTGAAAAGAGTAAGTCTTATGGTTTCCACTATGTGGATCATTTAGAATATGCTGAAGTAGGTGTACAGCATATTGTCCCATTCATTAAATCACTTGATTCATACTTATCTGAAATTGCATCTACAATTGTTAATCCAGATAAGCAGATTGCGAAGTATATTACTAACCGTGAAGATACACCAGCAGGCAAAGAAGATAACATCTTTGATGGTAATGCTTCTACAGAATTAGTTTATAAGAGCCCTAATAGTATCTCTACAGGTACTTATGTAGGTATCAAGTATTCTAAGGCTATTGATGTGAACCATGTAATCTTTAGAATGGGTGCGAACTCTAACCCTAGAGATACATTCTTAAAAGCGAAAGTACAGTATACAACGGATGGTAAGAACTGGACGGATGTCAATGACACAGAATATGACTTACCAAACAATGTAGAATTAACAGACCTTAACCTTAAGGGTGTTAAGGGTATCCGTATGATTGCAACTGAAGATAAGAGTAACACTTGGTTAGGTGTAAGAGATATCTTAGTTAACCCAACAACTACTCCTTCATCAAGCACTGATAAGGGTACATTATCTATGACTAAGATTGGTGTAAAGGGTGGTTCATTAGATAACTTATTAGATGATAATGAATCTACATATGCGCATTTTGCAGAATCTCCATATAAAGCAGGAGAAATCAAGGACTATATTCCAGTAGATGCTGCAGTGACTCTTACATTCAATAATCCTAAGAAGCTAGGTACTATCAACTTCGTACAGGATAGTGGTACTGATAAGATTACTAGATATGCATTAGAATATAGTGTTGATGGTACTAACTGGAAGACATTAAAAGAATATGCAGGTGATGCTACTGTTCATTTAAATGTTGAAGACCAGGATTTGACTGCTAAGGCAATTCGTGTAAGAAACCTTGAATTACATCTTTCAAGTAATACAGCAGGTTATTGGTGGAAGGTAAAGACATTCAACCATACTGATGTAGTCAATGAATATGATGACAAAGCTGTTTATACAAATACAGACTATAAGTTACATTCTAAGAGTACACTAGACCAGACTGCTTTAGTGTATACAAAAGAAATGACTTTAGCACCTAAACAGTATGTAGGTGTAAAGTTAGCACGTGTTAAAGACTTAAAACAGTTAGAACTTGATTATACTGGTGATGTTGTTGTTGAAGCATCAGTGAACGCTCATGATTGGGTAGAAGTCACTGATTTAAACAACAATCTTCCAGATGCACGTTATGTACGTTTAATCAATAAGAAGAGTTCTGATGTTAAGTTAACTCTTAATAAGTTTGTAGTACATTCTACAGAAGTCACTGCACCATACTTATATAAGACAACAATGACTATCAACCCATCTTGGGGTGTAGCAGAAGACACTAGAAACAATGGTGCTGCATTTGATGGCAACATTGATTCTACAACTGAATTTGGTGACCTTCCACAGAAGGGTCAGTATATCATCTATGACTTAGGTCAGATGAGAAATATCGATAAGCTTGCTATGTATTGTCAGGATAGTGCCGTTAACTATATCAGAGATGCTACTATTAGTGTTTCGAGTGATTTAGAAAACTGGACAGATGTTGTGACAATTGGTGATGGTGTCGAAAACATTGGTGATGCAGGTGTTCAGTGTATCGATTCTGATGCAGGATATAAGGCATCTAGTACATATCCAAATAAGGTTTATGTATCAGGTACTGCCAATCATGTACCAGCTCGTTACTTAAGAATCTTATTTACTGCATCTAACAACAATAGAGCTGTTGTATTCAACGAAATCATGATCAATGATGGTGAATATGCACCAGAAGACAATGACCCTACATTTGAATCTAATGTAACAGAAGCAAAAGGTTACAAGCCTCAGTATATGATTGATGGTGACCTATTAACTTCTTATAAGCCTGGTTCAAATAAAGCAGGTTACTTAACTTATACTCTTTCTGATAGATTAAATGTGAAGAAATTCAACATTATCCAGAAGGGTGAAATCAGTAATGCTAAGGTATATGCATTAATTGATAAAGAAGTGACTACACGTAACGTTCCTGAAGAAGATAAGGAATGGATTCAGTTAGGTACTTTAAGAAAGTCACTTAATGAATTCTATGTACCTCGTGGTAATGTTTATAAGTTAAAGTTTGAATGGGAAGAAAATAGTATTCCTACAATTTCTGAAATCATCCGCTTAACTGATGATGAATTCAAGAGTGAATGTGCTAAGAATCTTAAGGATTATATCGATTCATTAAAGGTTGAAGAAGATAAGTACACGACTGCAACTTATGAAGCATATAAGACTGCTAGAGCTGCTGCACTTAATGTTTATAACACTCAGACGGGTGAAAAGGATGCATTAGAAGAAGCAAAAGCTCACCTTAAAGCCTCTTATGATGCATTAGTGGCTCGTGGTGATGTCAAAGCATTAGAAGCAGAAATCAAGGCATTAGAAAAGCTTTCAAAGGATGACTATACTGAAGAAAGCTATAACGCTCTTATGAAAGTAAAAGCAGATGCTGAAAAACTTGCTAAGAACAAGGATGCATCTGTTGATGAAGTCAATGAAATGTTAGAAGCATTACGTAATGCGAAAGCTGCTCTTGTTACGAAGGCTTCTATCAGCAAGAAGACATTAAGAGACTATATCGATTCTAATAATTTGAAGACTCTTGATACTTCACTTTACTTGACTTCTACAGTAAAACCTTTCCAGGAAGCATTAAAGAAAGCAGAAGATATCTTAAATAAAGAAGATGCAACTGTTTCTGAAATAGAAGATGCTTATGCTTTACTTCAGGAAGCAAGAAAGAACCTTGTATTAAAGGCATCTGATGCAGAAGTTAAGGTATTAGAAAATAAAGTCGCTTCATTCAAGGAAGAAGACTATACAGCTTCTAGCTATAAGGCATTCTTGCCAGTATTAGAAGAAGTTAAGGAAGCATTAAAGGCGGAACATACAAGTGAAGAAATCACTGCATTAACTGAAAAGTTAGATGTAGCTTCTAAGAAACTTGTAAGAAGAGGCAATACTGCTGAACTTGATCTATTACTTGCTCAGGCTAAGAATACAGATAGTAAGTTATATACACAAAAGAGCTATAAGAACTTATTAGAAGTTATCAAGGCTATTGAGGAAGAACTAGAAAATAAAGAAGAATTAACTCAGGAAGAAGTAGATGCACTTACTAAGAAGTTAAGTGATGCGATGGCTCAGTTAGAAAAGAACCCTGAAATCACTCCAGAAACTCCTTCTAAACCATCTACACCTTCTAAACCTGAAACTCCTTCTAAACCTGGAACTGGTACTGAAACAACTAAACCAAACAAAAAACCACAGACTGGTGATTCTACTATGTTAGGTTTCGCTGCATTCTTTACTATGATTTCATTATTAGGTTATGTTCTTCTAAAGAAGAAAGAAGCATAA
- a CDS encoding polysaccharide biosynthesis protein — translation MHRFKENRVMYQRMLFLMILDAMFTVLASFVAIFTRMEFKIDWWVWNNYLKIIGIDILITLVVYYVFRLYKSMWRYASIIEVRRLLLAVICSDFFRMLLYVFVLRVELPRSWYILEPCMLLILSSTLRFLYRGMRSMKNDSPLFEQDKHLINVMIIGAGEAGNVLLREIKRSSHLPMKVVCFIDDDPLKQGYYMNDVPIVGDRDVIGEMVKKYEVDEIYIALPSVSINQRRELMNICNDTGCKIKILPGIYQLMNGEVKVSKLRNVEIEDLLGRDPISVNMNQIASYVENRTVMVTGGGGSIGSELCRQVAARHPSKLIIVDIYENNAYDIQMELRNAHPELQLDVRIASIRDGEKIDALFNELRPEVVYHAAAHKHVPLMEDSPNEAIKNNVFGTLNVVRAADKYHVKRFVQISTDKAVNPTNIMGASKRMCEMIIQAYSRHSRTVFTAVRFGNVLGSNGSVIPLFKKQIAHGGPVTVTDKNIIRYFMTIPEAVSLVMQAGIFAKGGEIFVLDMGEPVKIDDLARNLIKLSGFTPDVDIPIIYTGLRPGEKLYEELLMDEEGLQKTENGSIFIGHPLDFDEEVYFEKLHHLRGTIDDMHQDAIRDEVQKIVSTYHPELGGK, via the coding sequence ATGCACAGGTTTAAAGAGAATCGAGTGATGTATCAGCGTATGTTGTTCTTGATGATCTTAGATGCGATGTTTACCGTACTTGCTTCGTTTGTAGCCATTTTTACAAGAATGGAGTTCAAAATTGATTGGTGGGTATGGAATAACTATTTAAAGATTATTGGAATTGATATATTAATTACGCTTGTTGTTTATTATGTATTTAGGCTTTATAAAAGTATGTGGAGGTATGCTTCTATTATAGAGGTCAGACGATTGCTTCTAGCAGTTATCTGCTCTGATTTTTTCAGAATGCTCCTCTATGTATTTGTATTAAGGGTAGAACTGCCACGTTCATGGTATATTCTTGAACCATGTATGCTTCTTATATTGAGTTCTACTTTGCGTTTCTTATATCGTGGAATGCGTTCAATGAAAAATGACAGTCCACTATTTGAACAGGACAAGCATTTAATCAATGTAATGATTATAGGAGCTGGGGAAGCAGGTAATGTGCTTCTTAGAGAAATCAAGAGAAGTTCTCATCTTCCAATGAAGGTTGTATGCTTCATTGATGATGATCCACTTAAACAGGGTTATTATATGAATGATGTACCGATTGTGGGTGATAGGGATGTCATTGGAGAGATGGTTAAGAAGTATGAGGTCGATGAGATTTATATTGCATTACCATCTGTATCTATCAATCAAAGAAGAGAATTGATGAATATCTGTAATGATACAGGATGTAAGATCAAGATTCTGCCAGGTATTTATCAGTTGATGAATGGGGAAGTGAAGGTTTCTAAGCTTAGAAATGTTGAGATTGAAGACCTTCTAGGAAGAGATCCGATTTCAGTTAATATGAATCAGATTGCCTCATATGTAGAAAATAGAACAGTTATGGTGACTGGCGGCGGAGGATCTATTGGTAGTGAGTTATGTAGACAGGTCGCTGCGAGACATCCAAGCAAATTGATTATTGTAGATATTTATGAGAATAATGCCTATGATATTCAGATGGAATTAAGAAATGCACATCCAGAATTGCAGCTAGATGTACGTATTGCATCTATTCGTGATGGAGAAAAGATTGATGCCTTATTTAATGAATTAAGACCAGAAGTAGTGTATCATGCAGCCGCCCATAAGCATGTACCACTTATGGAGGATTCTCCTAATGAAGCAATTAAAAACAATGTCTTTGGTACTTTGAATGTCGTAAGAGCTGCAGACAAGTATCATGTTAAGCGTTTTGTACAGATTTCTACAGATAAAGCAGTTAATCCAACCAATATCATGGGGGCAAGTAAACGTATGTGCGAGATGATTATTCAGGCATACAGCCGTCATTCTCGTACGGTATTTACAGCTGTAAGATTTGGGAATGTATTAGGATCTAATGGTTCTGTTATTCCTTTATTTAAGAAGCAGATTGCACATGGTGGACCTGTGACAGTGACTGATAAGAATATTATCCGTTATTTCATGACTATTCCAGAAGCTGTATCACTTGTTATGCAGGCAGGTATATTTGCGAAAGGTGGAGAAATATTCGTCCTAGATATGGGAGAACCAGTCAAGATTGATGATCTGGCAAGAAATCTAATCAAGTTATCTGGCTTTACTCCTGATGTAGATATCCCAATCATCTATACAGGACTAAGACCTGGTGAAAAACTTTATGAAGAATTATTAATGGATGAAGAAGGGTTACAGAAGACCGAGAATGGTTCTATTTTCATTGGTCATCCTCTAGATTTTGATGAAGAAGTTTATTTTGAAAAGTTACATCATCTAAGAGGTACGATTGATGATATGCATCAAGATGCAATCCGTGATGAAGTACAGAAAATTGTCTCTACTTATCATCCAGAATTAGGGGGAAAATAA
- a CDS encoding PRD domain-containing protein, translated as MRIIKIFNNNSVAAISPELGDIILTGSGIGFQKKVGDVVDSQKIEKTYLFKENPHKRLEREDNISPDCYEITNQIVSRAIKKLRSRYYGEIFLTMTDHISFALKRKVENIKLPYVVLGDVSVLYKDEYEIGLWALSYIKKKTGITLDIEEANYIALHLVNFSMDNNTHNATKIMSFVTDIIGIIENSMKITLSPQSLSYARLSTHLKYLAERIFTGQEINLKDTTEDIRELLKENLRLSMCINRIVKHIKDKYKYDLSPDEQTFLCIHIKRIMQ; from the coding sequence ATGAGAATAATCAAGATCTTCAATAATAATAGTGTTGCCGCTATTTCTCCAGAACTAGGTGACATTATTTTAACCGGTTCAGGTATTGGCTTTCAGAAGAAAGTAGGGGATGTCGTAGATTCTCAAAAAATTGAGAAGACTTATCTGTTTAAGGAAAATCCACATAAAAGATTAGAAAGAGAAGATAATATCTCTCCAGACTGTTATGAAATTACCAATCAGATTGTCTCACGTGCGATTAAGAAACTTCGTTCACGTTATTATGGAGAAATATTCCTAACAATGACTGATCATATCTCATTCGCGTTAAAACGCAAGGTAGAAAATATCAAACTGCCTTATGTCGTACTTGGAGATGTCAGTGTTCTTTATAAAGATGAATATGAAATTGGCTTATGGGCATTAAGTTATATTAAGAAAAAGACAGGTATAACTTTAGATATAGAAGAAGCCAATTATATCGCATTGCATCTTGTTAACTTCTCTATGGACAATAATACGCATAATGCGACTAAGATCATGAGCTTTGTGACAGATATTATCGGTATTATTGAAAATAGTATGAAGATCACTCTTTCACCACAGTCTTTAAGCTATGCAAGACTTTCTACTCATCTCAAATACTTAGCTGAACGTATCTTCACAGGACAGGAAATCAACCTAAAAGACACAACAGAGGATATCAGAGAACTCTTAAAAGAGAATCTAAGATTATCTATGTGCATTAACCGTATTGTAAAACATATTAAAGATAAATATAAATATGATTTATCACCGGATGAACAGACTTTCTTATGCATCCATATTAAACGTATCATGCAATAA
- a CDS encoding PqqD family protein, whose translation MEQNTRDIHGIKFIRDEDFILREIAGEAVLVPVGENTELSNSIISLNETSVFLWKLFDHPVTYDEVLDEVYKEYEDPEGTIRIDVLSFINDFVAHGLIKEVE comes from the coding sequence ATGGAACAGAATACAAGAGATATACATGGTATCAAGTTCATCAGAGATGAAGATTTCATCTTAAGAGAAATTGCCGGTGAAGCCGTTCTTGTACCAGTAGGAGAAAATACAGAATTATCTAATTCTATTATTTCATTGAATGAAACAAGTGTCTTCTTATGGAAACTCTTTGATCATCCAGTGACTTATGATGAAGTATTAGATGAAGTATATAAAGAATATGAAGACCCTGAAGGAACAATCAGAATTGATGTATTGTCATTCATCAACGATTTTGTCGCTCATGGTTTAATCAAGGAAGTTGAATAA